Proteins encoded within one genomic window of Raineyella fluvialis:
- a CDS encoding threonine aldolase family protein — MPVPLHDPTRHGFASDNTSGAHPEVIEAIVAANLGHLTSYGDDPYTARLQEVIRTHFGPQATAYPVFNGTGANVMSLGLLTERWDAVICTETAHIHVDECGAPEKLVGVKTLTVDSPDGKLTPALIDRRAHGFGFEHHAQPKVVSVTQSTELGTVYSPEELRALADHAHRLGMLLHVDGSRLANAAVSLDCGLGDITTAIGADILSLGGTKNGLLGAEAVVVLNPDAVRGPLYVRKLLTQLPSKMRFISAQLIALYEGDLWQRSAGRANAMAARLAAGVRDLPGVRITQAVESDAVFAILPKEAAARLREQFFFYDWDEATGEVRWMCSFDTTEADVDAFLAALRESLD, encoded by the coding sequence ATGCCCGTCCCGCTGCATGATCCGACCCGCCACGGCTTCGCCTCCGACAACACCTCCGGAGCCCATCCCGAAGTGATCGAGGCGATCGTGGCCGCCAATCTCGGCCACCTGACGAGCTACGGGGACGATCCCTACACCGCACGGCTGCAGGAGGTCATCCGCACCCACTTCGGCCCACAGGCGACGGCGTACCCGGTCTTCAACGGGACGGGCGCCAACGTGATGTCGCTGGGACTCCTGACCGAACGCTGGGACGCGGTCATCTGCACCGAGACCGCCCACATCCACGTCGATGAGTGCGGTGCCCCGGAGAAATTGGTCGGCGTCAAGACGCTGACCGTCGACTCCCCCGACGGCAAGCTCACCCCCGCGCTGATCGATCGGCGCGCCCACGGCTTCGGCTTCGAGCACCATGCCCAGCCGAAGGTGGTCAGCGTCACCCAGTCCACCGAGTTGGGCACGGTCTACTCACCGGAGGAGTTACGGGCGCTGGCCGACCACGCGCACCGGCTGGGGATGTTGCTGCACGTCGACGGGTCCCGGCTGGCCAACGCCGCGGTCTCCCTGGACTGTGGGCTCGGCGACATCACCACCGCGATCGGCGCGGACATCCTCAGCCTCGGCGGCACGAAGAACGGCCTGCTCGGCGCGGAAGCCGTGGTCGTCCTCAACCCGGACGCCGTCCGGGGTCCGCTCTACGTCCGCAAGCTCCTCACCCAACTGCCCAGCAAGATGCGCTTCATCTCGGCCCAGCTCATCGCCCTCTACGAGGGCGACCTCTGGCAGCGCTCCGCGGGCCGGGCGAACGCCATGGCGGCCCGGCTGGCGGCAGGCGTCCGCGATCTGCCCGGCGTCCGGATCACGCAGGCGGTCGAGTCCGACGCGGTGTTCGCGATCCTGCCCAAGGAGGCCGCGGCACGGCTGCGCGAGCAGTTCTTCTTCTATGACTGGGACGAGGCCACTGGCGAGGTGCGGTGGATGTGCAGCTTCGACACCACCGAGGCCGACGTCGACGCCTTCCTCGCCGCGCTGCGGGAGTCCCTGGACTGA
- a CDS encoding DUF1684 domain-containing protein: MGTGPDWSMWEHSEWKRWHRMREKGLTAPHGWLSITALHWLDDTPRPIEGFPGLWSGDGEQVRVDLAPEDNVLRLDAPISGTVEVDLEEDESDASLSHDGIVAEAGIRGGHPMVRLRNPAAPTLTGFTGVPTYDWDPAWIVRAHFERYESDVVRDIETAYPGVVQPMSFWGEVSFTRDDHDVRLLVSGGHGDAYVVFHDPTNGMDTADWRFVMLGEVDPAGGTSLDFNRALNFPAAFVPSYATCPRPVAENEIPFPVTAGERRPGA; the protein is encoded by the coding sequence ATGGGGACCGGACCCGACTGGAGCATGTGGGAGCACAGCGAATGGAAGCGCTGGCACCGGATGCGCGAGAAGGGGCTCACCGCTCCGCACGGGTGGCTCTCCATCACCGCGCTCCACTGGCTCGACGACACCCCGCGCCCGATCGAGGGCTTCCCGGGCCTCTGGTCCGGTGACGGGGAGCAGGTCCGCGTCGACCTGGCGCCCGAGGACAACGTCCTGCGTCTCGACGCCCCGATCAGCGGGACGGTCGAGGTCGACCTCGAGGAGGACGAGTCGGATGCGTCCCTCAGCCACGACGGGATCGTGGCGGAGGCCGGGATCCGGGGCGGGCACCCGATGGTGCGCCTCCGCAACCCCGCGGCACCGACCTTGACCGGCTTCACCGGCGTCCCGACCTACGACTGGGATCCGGCCTGGATCGTCCGCGCCCACTTCGAACGGTACGAGTCCGACGTCGTCCGCGACATCGAGACCGCCTACCCGGGCGTCGTCCAACCGATGTCCTTCTGGGGCGAGGTGTCGTTCACCCGGGACGACCACGACGTGCGGCTGCTGGTCAGCGGCGGGCACGGCGACGCGTACGTCGTCTTCCACGACCCGACCAACGGGATGGACACCGCCGACTGGCGATTCGTGATGCTGGGCGAGGTCGACCCCGCGGGGGGCACCAGTCTGGACTTCAACCGCGCGCTGAACTTCCCGGCCGCCTTCGTCCCGTCGTACGCGACGTGCCCTCGGCCGGTCGCGGAGAACGAGATCCCCTTCCCCGTCACGGCCGGCGAGCGGCGGCCCGGCGCCTGA
- a CDS encoding HhH-GPD-type base excision DNA repair protein, whose product MTRTLHLVGDEKADALLAGEPFALLTGMVLDQQVPMEVAFSGPAKIVDRLGTIDPAAIAAMDPEAVLAAFAERPAVHRFPRSMAQRVQALAAEIVASYGGRTEAIWTEGEPTGAEVLRRLKKLPGFGDQKARIFLALLGKQWGLQAPGWQEAAGDYAAEGCRRSIADVVDEQSLAEVRAFKKEMKARAKS is encoded by the coding sequence ATGACCCGTACGCTCCACCTCGTCGGTGACGAGAAGGCCGACGCGTTGCTGGCCGGCGAGCCGTTCGCGCTGCTGACCGGCATGGTCCTCGACCAGCAGGTGCCGATGGAGGTCGCCTTCTCCGGCCCCGCCAAGATCGTCGACCGGCTGGGCACCATCGACCCGGCGGCGATCGCCGCGATGGACCCTGAGGCGGTCCTCGCCGCCTTCGCCGAACGGCCGGCGGTCCACCGTTTCCCGCGCTCGATGGCCCAACGGGTGCAGGCTCTGGCCGCCGAGATCGTCGCCAGCTACGGCGGCCGGACGGAGGCGATCTGGACCGAGGGCGAGCCGACCGGTGCGGAGGTCCTGCGACGGCTGAAGAAACTGCCCGGCTTCGGCGACCAGAAGGCGCGGATCTTCCTGGCCCTGCTCGGCAAGCAGTGGGGGCTGCAGGCGCCGGGCTGGCAGGAAGCTGCCGGCGACTACGCCGCCGAAGGGTGCCGGCGCTCCATCGCCGACGTGGTGGACGAGCAGAGCCTGGCCGAGGTCAGGGCCTTCAAGAAGGAGATGAAGGCCCGCGCGAAGTCGTGA
- a CDS encoding MFS transporter: MSRTQAQPRPLGLTTPRRPAAPRGLFASLHLRNYRLFFFGMLLSNVGLWMFRVAQDWLVLTQLTPHSSLALGTITGLQFLPILLLSAYGGAIADRFDQRKLLMVTQTAAGLVALVQAVLVLTGSVALWHVYVLATLGGVVASFDNPARQAFVSEMVPEAYLVNAVGLNSTTFNASRLLGPGLAGLMIGAWGVGPVILINAISYAATLAALLLMDPAALHPAPRTRGRGSVRAGMAYVWRRPDVLLVLFMVFMLGTFGLNFQVTNALMATQVFHVGPEQYGLMGTVMGIGTLGAALRAASRRRPRMGVLVGGLGVFTLGMVGLAAAPSYATYIVVLVVVGVSSMTVMTSANATVQLSVEPAMRGRVMALYMMVFMGGTPVGAPLIGWIGARFGARSTLAVGAVATGVATLVALWILLRARRRTGLADEAASPLRERPAEAVTGSAEHGTMTA; encoded by the coding sequence ATGAGCCGCACCCAGGCCCAGCCCCGTCCCCTCGGACTGACCACCCCACGACGCCCTGCCGCACCACGCGGTCTCTTCGCCTCGCTGCACCTGCGTAATTACCGGCTGTTCTTCTTCGGCATGTTGCTGTCGAACGTCGGGCTGTGGATGTTCCGGGTCGCCCAGGACTGGCTGGTGCTGACCCAGCTCACCCCCCACTCGTCGCTGGCGCTGGGCACGATCACCGGGTTGCAGTTCCTGCCGATCCTCCTGCTGTCGGCGTACGGGGGCGCGATCGCCGACCGCTTCGACCAGCGCAAGCTGCTGATGGTCACCCAGACGGCCGCCGGGCTGGTCGCGCTCGTCCAGGCGGTCCTGGTGCTCACCGGCAGCGTCGCGTTGTGGCACGTCTACGTGCTCGCCACCCTCGGTGGGGTGGTCGCATCGTTCGACAACCCGGCCCGTCAGGCGTTCGTCTCCGAGATGGTGCCCGAGGCCTACCTGGTCAACGCCGTCGGCCTGAACTCCACGACCTTCAACGCCTCGCGCCTCCTCGGGCCCGGCCTGGCCGGTCTGATGATCGGCGCCTGGGGCGTCGGCCCGGTCATCCTGATCAACGCCATCAGCTACGCCGCGACCCTCGCCGCCCTGCTCCTGATGGACCCGGCCGCGTTGCACCCGGCGCCCCGGACCCGCGGTCGGGGCTCGGTGCGCGCGGGGATGGCGTACGTCTGGCGGCGCCCGGACGTCCTGCTGGTCCTCTTCATGGTCTTCATGCTCGGCACGTTCGGGCTGAACTTCCAGGTGACGAACGCGCTGATGGCCACCCAGGTGTTCCACGTCGGCCCGGAACAGTACGGGCTGATGGGCACCGTGATGGGGATCGGCACGCTCGGGGCGGCGCTGCGGGCAGCCTCCCGCAGACGCCCCCGGATGGGTGTCCTGGTCGGTGGTCTCGGCGTGTTCACCCTGGGCATGGTGGGGCTGGCTGCCGCCCCGTCGTACGCCACCTACATCGTCGTGCTGGTCGTCGTCGGGGTGTCCTCGATGACCGTGATGACCAGCGCCAACGCGACCGTCCAGTTGTCGGTCGAACCCGCCATGCGCGGCCGGGTGATGGCTCTCTACATGATGGTGTTCATGGGCGGCACCCCGGTCGGTGCCCCGTTGATCGGCTGGATCGGTGCCCGGTTCGGTGCCCGGTCGACGCTCGCGGTGGGGGCCGTCGCGACCGGTGTCGCGACCCTCGTCGCGCTGTGGATCCTCCTGCGGGCACGGCGTCGTACGGGTCTCGCCGACGAGGCGGCATCGCCGCTGCGGGAGCGTCCCGCCGAGGCGGTGACCGGGTCGGCCGAGCATGGCACCATGACGGCATGA
- a CDS encoding TIGR01777 family oxidoreductase, with product MTIFEHTATYPHPREEVFAWHERPGAFVRLSPPGTIVTVDGPSDGIRVGSRRALRISSPVVAALWPGKTMPAPIRTAPGLRWLVEHTAYEPGALFVDEQVSGPLRSWRHEHIFEDTPEGGTRVTDRVTYELPAALGPLGEHRVRQYLEGLFRFREDQLRGDLALQARLPESATPRVVVVSGASGTIGTQLCALLANGGHTVRRLVRRPARAADEISWAPDLGDLDPAQLAGVEAVVNLAGRSIGGRFSEQAKHEILWSRLDATTTLAKAMVAARRAGEGPSTLVQASAIGVYGARRPGELLEEDSATGQDFLADVVRRWEAASERAEDAGIRRVMLRTGIVLTASAGALGLQLPLFLAGAGGRLTRPQAVLSWIGLDDMARIYAQAVLDPTWSGVFNAVAPAPVTAGAFATQLGHVLHRPSLVPTPAFGPRLLLGKEGAEELVHTDQRVSAARLEAAGFRFEQPDLTAALRHALAR from the coding sequence GTGACCATCTTCGAGCACACCGCCACCTATCCCCACCCCCGGGAGGAGGTCTTCGCCTGGCACGAGCGTCCGGGCGCCTTCGTCCGGCTGAGTCCTCCGGGAACGATCGTCACCGTCGATGGCCCGAGTGACGGGATCCGGGTCGGCTCCCGGCGGGCCCTGCGGATCTCCTCCCCCGTCGTGGCGGCCCTGTGGCCGGGCAAGACGATGCCCGCCCCCATCCGTACGGCTCCCGGTCTGCGCTGGCTGGTCGAGCACACCGCATACGAGCCCGGGGCCCTCTTCGTCGACGAGCAGGTGAGTGGCCCGTTGCGCAGCTGGCGCCACGAGCACATCTTCGAGGACACTCCCGAGGGCGGCACCCGTGTCACCGATCGGGTGACGTACGAGCTGCCGGCGGCGCTCGGGCCGCTGGGCGAGCACCGGGTGCGTCAGTACCTGGAGGGGTTGTTCCGGTTCCGTGAGGACCAGCTCCGCGGCGACCTCGCCCTCCAGGCACGCCTGCCCGAGTCAGCGACCCCTCGGGTGGTGGTGGTGTCGGGAGCCTCCGGCACGATCGGCACCCAGCTGTGCGCACTGCTCGCGAACGGCGGGCACACCGTGCGACGGCTGGTCCGTCGCCCCGCCCGGGCAGCGGACGAGATCAGCTGGGCACCGGACCTCGGTGACCTGGACCCGGCCCAGCTGGCCGGGGTCGAGGCGGTGGTGAACCTCGCCGGCCGCTCCATCGGGGGACGGTTCAGCGAGCAGGCGAAGCACGAGATCCTCTGGTCGCGTCTCGACGCGACCACGACCCTGGCGAAGGCGATGGTGGCCGCGCGGCGGGCCGGTGAGGGGCCGTCGACACTGGTGCAGGCCAGCGCGATCGGCGTGTACGGGGCGAGGCGTCCCGGCGAGCTGCTCGAGGAGGACTCGGCGACCGGGCAGGACTTCCTCGCCGATGTCGTCCGGCGCTGGGAGGCCGCGTCGGAGCGGGCGGAGGATGCGGGGATCCGCCGGGTGATGCTGCGGACCGGCATCGTCCTGACCGCCTCCGCCGGCGCCCTGGGTCTGCAGCTGCCGCTCTTCCTCGCCGGGGCGGGAGGCCGGCTGACCCGTCCGCAGGCGGTGCTGAGCTGGATCGGCCTCGACGACATGGCGCGGATCTACGCCCAGGCGGTCCTCGATCCGACCTGGTCGGGCGTGTTCAACGCGGTGGCCCCGGCCCCGGTGACGGCCGGGGCCTTCGCGACGCAACTCGGCCACGTGCTGCACCGGCCGTCCCTGGTCCCGACCCCGGCTTTCGGGCCCCGCCTCCTCCTGGGCAAGGAGGGCGCGGAGGAGTTGGTGCACACCGACCAGCGGGTGTCGGCGGCCAGGCTGGAGGCGGCCGGCTTCCGGTTCGAGCAGCCCGACCTGACGGCCGCATTGCGGCACGCGCTGGCCCGGTGA
- a CDS encoding dicarboxylate/amino acid:cation symporter encodes MSTTDLHSSPSHPTPDPAAQGSGSTPAGPRKQRFHLSFSTQVLIGLALGIVLGLIAVRLGPAGHAADGTVVPNWLTATLRMIGSIFVTLLKAVVPPLIFLAIVSSIAHLREVANATRLAVQTLIWFAITALIAVVIGMGIGIFTAPGTRTSVAASAAKASSTQGTWLDFLNGLVPQNFLGLEISTHGSSTSLSFNALQILVIAIVVGAAVLRAGAKAEPFLAVVNSAFKVVQRVLWWIIRLAPIGTVGLLGNAVASYGWGAVGSLGVFVLDVIVGCLVVGFVVYPVLLRTHGLSVGAFFRGVWPATQLGFVSRSSLGTMPVTREVTVKNLGVPSSYASFAVPLASTTKMDGCAAIYPALASIFVANFFHVQLNLADYLLIALVAVLGSAATAGMTGATVMLTLTLSTLGLPLEGVGLLMAIDPIIDMVRTALNVTGQALVPVIVAKREGILDRTVYDAPKEELALATA; translated from the coding sequence GTGAGCACCACTGATCTCCACTCGTCACCGTCACACCCGACACCTGACCCAGCCGCTCAGGGCTCCGGCAGCACCCCCGCCGGCCCCCGCAAGCAGCGTTTCCACCTCTCGTTCAGCACCCAGGTGCTGATCGGTCTCGCGCTCGGCATCGTCCTGGGCTTGATCGCTGTCCGGCTCGGTCCGGCCGGGCATGCCGCCGACGGCACCGTCGTGCCGAACTGGCTGACCGCCACCCTGCGGATGATCGGCAGCATCTTCGTCACCCTGCTGAAGGCCGTCGTCCCCCCGCTCATCTTCCTGGCGATCGTCTCCTCGATCGCGCACCTGCGTGAGGTCGCCAACGCCACCCGGCTGGCCGTCCAGACGCTGATCTGGTTCGCCATCACGGCTTTGATCGCGGTCGTGATCGGGATGGGCATCGGCATCTTCACCGCGCCGGGCACCCGCACCTCGGTCGCCGCGAGCGCCGCCAAGGCCTCCTCCACCCAGGGCACCTGGCTGGACTTCCTCAACGGGCTGGTCCCGCAGAACTTCCTCGGTCTCGAGATCTCCACCCACGGCAGCAGCACCTCGCTGAGCTTCAACGCGCTGCAGATCCTCGTGATCGCCATCGTCGTCGGCGCCGCTGTGTTGCGCGCCGGTGCGAAGGCCGAGCCGTTCCTGGCCGTGGTCAACTCCGCCTTCAAGGTCGTCCAACGCGTGCTGTGGTGGATCATCAGGCTCGCCCCGATCGGCACCGTCGGTCTGCTCGGCAACGCGGTGGCCTCGTACGGGTGGGGCGCGGTGGGCTCGCTCGGCGTCTTCGTGCTCGACGTGATCGTCGGCTGCTTGGTGGTCGGCTTCGTGGTCTACCCGGTGCTCCTACGGACCCACGGCCTGTCGGTCGGCGCGTTCTTCCGCGGCGTGTGGCCGGCCACCCAGCTCGGCTTCGTGTCCCGGTCCTCGCTCGGCACCATGCCGGTGACGCGTGAGGTGACGGTCAAGAACCTCGGGGTCCCCTCCTCGTACGCCTCCTTCGCCGTGCCGCTGGCCTCGACGACGAAGATGGACGGGTGCGCCGCGATCTACCCGGCCCTGGCCTCGATCTTCGTGGCGAACTTCTTCCACGTGCAGCTCAACCTGGCCGACTACCTGCTCATCGCGCTGGTCGCGGTGCTCGGTTCCGCGGCGACCGCCGGCATGACCGGTGCCACGGTGATGCTGACGCTCACCCTGTCGACCCTGGGCCTGCCGCTGGAGGGTGTCGGTCTGCTGATGGCGATCGACCCGATCATCGACATGGTCCGGACCGCCCTGAACGTCACCGGCCAGGCCCTCGTGCCCGTCATCGTCGCGAAGCGGGAGGGCATCCTCGACCGTACGGTGTACGACGCGCCCAAGGAGGAGCTGGCGCTGGCCACGGCCTGA
- a CDS encoding methylated-DNA--[protein]-cysteine S-methyltransferase → MGERARWTELTTPFGGFVVAWTGEERPTVRAAGFGPVAEVLAGLDDLTGLTGLTGRAAVTPVRDDGPGIVRSAVLRHLEGDRTAFDGLAVEQPGADFHRLCWQAIRETRFGQRISYGELARLAGAPRGARAAANACAATRVSWILPVHRVVRADGSLGGYGGREDLKEALLDWESSLL, encoded by the coding sequence GTGGGTGAGCGGGCACGGTGGACCGAACTGACCACGCCGTTCGGCGGGTTCGTCGTGGCGTGGACGGGTGAGGAGCGCCCCACTGTGCGCGCAGCAGGTTTCGGTCCGGTCGCCGAGGTCCTCGCCGGCCTGGACGACCTGACCGGTTTGACCGGTCTGACCGGCCGGGCGGCCGTCACTCCGGTGCGCGACGATGGGCCGGGCATCGTACGATCCGCAGTGCTCCGTCACCTCGAGGGTGACCGGACCGCCTTCGATGGCCTGGCCGTCGAACAGCCGGGAGCCGATTTCCATCGGCTCTGTTGGCAGGCGATCCGTGAGACCCGGTTCGGGCAGCGGATCAGCTACGGAGAGCTCGCCCGCCTCGCCGGGGCGCCCCGTGGGGCCCGCGCCGCCGCGAATGCGTGCGCCGCGACCCGTGTCTCCTGGATCCTCCCGGTCCACCGGGTGGTGCGGGCCGACGGTTCCCTCGGCGGCTACGGAGGGCGCGAGGACCTCAAGGAGGCGCTACTCGACTGGGAGTCCTCCCTGCTCTGA
- a CDS encoding NAD-dependent protein deacetylase: MLDRLTSLLPTRRWLVLTGAGMSTASGIPDYRDPDGTRRIQPMRIDEFRTSAEARRRYWARSYVGWQNLHRARPNPAHLAVTALQRAGLAGPVITQNVDGLHHAAGTTHITELHGSLSRVVCEACGEVTSRSALDRRMAAANPDFAGTGTQIRPDGDAVLSTLLVDSFRAPLCGCCSADRLRPDVVFFGDVVPRATVDHCFSLVEEAEGLLVLGSSLQVMSGLRFVRRAAKRGLPIVVITRGRTRADELVAVKWEAPLEQALPALAHRLAPDSAAAEARHGLVASL; the protein is encoded by the coding sequence GTGCTCGACCGCCTGACCTCGCTGCTCCCGACCCGCCGATGGCTCGTGCTGACCGGCGCCGGGATGAGCACGGCCTCCGGTATCCCGGACTACCGCGACCCCGACGGCACCCGGCGGATCCAGCCGATGCGGATCGACGAGTTCCGTACGTCCGCGGAGGCGCGGCGACGCTACTGGGCCCGGTCCTACGTCGGCTGGCAGAACCTGCATCGCGCCCGGCCCAACCCGGCCCACCTGGCCGTCACCGCACTCCAGCGCGCCGGGCTCGCCGGCCCGGTGATCACCCAGAACGTCGACGGCCTGCACCACGCGGCCGGCACCACCCACATCACCGAACTCCACGGCTCGCTGTCGCGGGTGGTCTGCGAAGCGTGCGGAGAGGTGACGTCCCGCTCCGCCCTCGACAGACGGATGGCGGCGGCCAACCCAGACTTCGCCGGCACCGGGACGCAGATCCGTCCCGATGGGGACGCGGTGCTCTCCACGCTGCTGGTGGACAGCTTCCGGGCGCCGCTGTGCGGGTGCTGCTCGGCGGATCGGCTCCGCCCGGACGTGGTGTTCTTCGGTGACGTCGTGCCCCGCGCCACGGTCGACCACTGCTTCTCCCTTGTCGAGGAGGCCGAGGGGCTGCTGGTGCTGGGCTCGTCGCTGCAGGTGATGAGCGGCCTGCGCTTCGTCCGCCGCGCGGCCAAGCGCGGGCTGCCGATCGTCGTGATCACCCGGGGGCGTACGCGGGCCGACGAGCTCGTCGCCGTGAAGTGGGAGGCGCCACTGGAGCAAGCCCTGCCGGCTCTGGCCCACCGCCTGGCACCCGACAGCGCCGCTGCTGAGGCGAGGCACGGCCTGGTCGCCAGCCTATAG
- a CDS encoding GNAT family N-acetyltransferase produces the protein MPSPVIRPATLEDAPVLAALYRRNRSFLQPWEPQRDDAWFTVAGQQAFLTEAQHDREAGLAVTFLILDDDEPVGRITLSRITRGAFLSGGIGYWVSLDHTGRGLATSAVAAVKAYAFGELGLHRLEAATLPHNIASQRVLLSNGFARIGRAPRYLKINGRWQDHVLFQVLAD, from the coding sequence ATGCCCAGTCCCGTCATCCGTCCGGCGACCCTCGAGGACGCGCCGGTGCTGGCCGCCCTCTACCGACGCAACCGCTCGTTCCTTCAACCCTGGGAGCCCCAGCGCGACGATGCATGGTTCACCGTTGCCGGCCAGCAGGCCTTCCTCACCGAGGCCCAGCACGATCGCGAGGCGGGGCTGGCAGTGACGTTCCTGATCCTCGACGACGACGAACCCGTCGGCCGGATCACCCTCTCCCGGATCACGCGCGGCGCCTTCCTGTCGGGCGGCATCGGCTACTGGGTCTCGCTCGACCACACCGGCCGGGGCCTGGCCACCTCGGCGGTGGCCGCCGTCAAGGCGTACGCCTTCGGGGAGCTGGGGTTGCACCGGCTGGAGGCGGCCACCCTGCCTCACAACATCGCGTCCCAGCGGGTCCTGCTCAGCAACGGGTTCGCCCGGATCGGGCGGGCCCCGCGCTACCTGAAGATCAACGGTCGCTGGCAGGACCACGTGCTGTTCCAGGTCCTCGCCGACTGA
- a CDS encoding TetR/AcrR family transcriptional regulator gives MIVDPTLFARSAVRPADTDATDSDPTDSEPAGALPAAGTEKPCSWRQLKKQQTREAIHLAAYALVAERGYAHVTVADICAAAGVSERTFFNYFPSKTAATLGLPETAISTEQELDFLRSGGPLVGDLCALVAHVADNRDDNLSRIRDLMKREPDLFAALHQWTSGLRHHVLGLCEQRTTPAKARLAVSLVFGALNLHADSAYTTNRPSAESLRRTVAELGAIAGE, from the coding sequence ATGATCGTCGATCCGACACTCTTCGCCCGCTCAGCCGTGCGGCCGGCCGACACCGATGCGACCGACAGCGATCCGACCGACAGCGAGCCTGCCGGCGCGCTGCCGGCCGCGGGGACCGAGAAGCCCTGCTCGTGGCGCCAGCTCAAGAAGCAGCAGACCCGCGAGGCGATCCACCTCGCCGCGTACGCCCTGGTCGCCGAGCGTGGCTACGCGCATGTCACCGTCGCGGACATCTGCGCCGCCGCGGGTGTCTCGGAGCGCACCTTCTTCAACTACTTCCCGTCCAAGACGGCGGCCACCCTGGGCCTGCCGGAGACGGCCATCAGCACCGAGCAGGAACTCGACTTCCTGCGGAGCGGCGGGCCACTCGTCGGGGACCTCTGCGCCCTGGTCGCCCACGTCGCCGACAACCGGGACGACAACCTCTCCCGGATCCGTGACCTGATGAAGCGTGAGCCGGACCTCTTCGCGGCCCTGCACCAGTGGACGTCCGGCCTGCGCCACCATGTCCTGGGACTGTGCGAGCAGCGGACCACGCCCGCCAAGGCCCGCCTCGCCGTGTCACTCGTCTTCGGTGCGCTCAACCTGCACGCCGACAGCGCCTACACCACCAACCGGCCCTCGGCCGAGTCACTGCGCCGGACCGTCGCGGAGCTCGGGGCGATCGCCGGCGAATAG
- a CDS encoding GNAT family N-acetyltransferase, which translates to MTEFEMGATKTRDPKLIKQAATIWAEATAHRDLVDASDVKINDSIPLIEEVLSSSDHSFLLAIADDDGGIVSFAAVEPEREATHQGRGELRFLGVAPEHWGEGWARRLLVALPDACREEGFNDLILWVYADNTRAIWVYEAMGWNATGRTRKHEVTGRLEAEYRIKLG; encoded by the coding sequence ATGACCGAGTTCGAGATGGGTGCCACCAAGACCCGCGACCCCAAGCTGATCAAGCAGGCCGCGACCATCTGGGCTGAGGCGACGGCGCACCGCGATCTCGTCGACGCGAGCGACGTGAAGATCAACGACTCCATTCCGCTGATCGAGGAGGTCCTCTCTTCCTCCGATCACTCCTTCCTGCTCGCCATCGCGGACGACGACGGGGGCATCGTGTCCTTCGCCGCGGTCGAGCCAGAGCGCGAAGCCACCCACCAGGGCCGCGGGGAACTGCGCTTCCTCGGCGTCGCCCCCGAGCACTGGGGCGAGGGGTGGGCGCGCCGACTCCTGGTCGCGCTGCCCGATGCCTGCCGCGAGGAGGGTTTCAACGACCTCATCCTCTGGGTCTACGCCGACAACACCCGCGCCATCTGGGTGTACGAGGCGATGGGCTGGAACGCCACCGGCCGCACCCGCAAGCACGAGGTGACCGGGCGCCTCGAGGCGGAGTACCGCATCAAGCTGGGCTGA
- a CDS encoding MarR family winged helix-turn-helix transcriptional regulator produces the protein MADTEALLGLANDVRMVCQQVSRRVRFESDADVAPHQFSVLVKLRHRPWTPGELAEAERVSAPSMTRTVNCLCERGLVEKVGNPQDGRQRLLHLTASGEEVVERTISARDTWMMQRLSELTPAQRETLAAATVVLQEVLAR, from the coding sequence GTGGCCGACACGGAGGCACTCCTGGGGCTCGCGAACGACGTCCGGATGGTCTGCCAGCAGGTCAGCCGTCGGGTGCGGTTCGAGAGCGACGCCGACGTGGCGCCGCACCAGTTCAGCGTCCTGGTGAAGCTGCGGCATCGGCCGTGGACGCCGGGGGAACTGGCTGAGGCCGAGCGCGTGAGCGCCCCGAGCATGACCCGGACGGTCAACTGCCTGTGCGAGCGCGGACTGGTCGAGAAGGTCGGGAACCCCCAGGACGGCCGCCAGCGTCTCCTCCACCTGACCGCCTCGGGTGAGGAGGTCGTCGAGCGGACGATCAGTGCCCGCGACACCTGGATGATGCAGCGCCTCTCGGAGCTCACGCCGGCACAGCGCGAGACCCTGGCCGCGGCCACGGTCGTGCTCCAGGAGGTGCTCGCCCGATGA